The following are encoded together in the Thalassomonas haliotis genome:
- a CDS encoding class I SAM-dependent methyltransferase, with translation MWDQRYATKEYAYGTSANEFLQENVAIMPKGKVLSLAEGEGRNAVFLAKLGYQVTAVDSSQVGLDKAKKLAQENGVSITCIHADLTDYDPGLCQWDAIVAIFCPLPALLRQKVHEKVMAGLKPQGIFLLENYRPEQLRYGTGGGNSADTMLTAQAIRCELPELSFLHLKELQRSVVEGEYHTGLAAVVQAIGLKGA, from the coding sequence ATGTGGGATCAAAGATACGCGACAAAAGAGTATGCCTACGGCACCAGCGCCAATGAATTTTTACAGGAAAATGTCGCTATCATGCCAAAAGGCAAGGTATTGAGCCTGGCTGAAGGGGAGGGGCGTAATGCGGTTTTTCTGGCAAAGCTTGGCTATCAGGTGACTGCGGTGGACTCGTCGCAGGTGGGGTTAGATAAGGCAAAAAAATTAGCGCAGGAAAATGGGGTTAGCATCACGTGCATTCATGCTGATTTGACCGATTATGATCCGGGGTTATGTCAATGGGACGCTATCGTTGCCATTTTTTGTCCTTTGCCGGCTTTGCTCAGGCAAAAAGTACATGAAAAAGTGATGGCGGGATTAAAACCTCAGGGGATTTTCCTGCTGGAGAATTACAGGCCCGAGCAATTACGTTATGGCACCGGCGGCGGAAATTCGGCAGATACCATGCTGACGGCACAAGCGATTCGTTGCGAATTGCCGGAGTTGAGTTTTCTTCACTTAAAAGAATTACAGCGCAGTGTTGTTGAAGGAGAATACCACACAGGGCTGGCCGCTGTGGTTCAGGCGATTGGCTTGAAAGGCGCATAG
- a CDS encoding helix-turn-helix domain-containing protein: MDIAKVAKASGLAASTLRYYEEIGLIQSTGRNGLRRLFHPGVIDRLALISLGQNAGLSLDEIGSMLTAKGADINRELLLAKADELDRNIKELTAMRDGLRHAAACKAENHFQCPKFLRLLNLAPKKRLSKTK; encoded by the coding sequence GTGGATATCGCCAAGGTTGCCAAAGCTAGCGGATTAGCGGCCTCAACACTGAGATATTATGAAGAAATCGGTTTAATTCAATCCACTGGCAGAAACGGCTTACGCAGGCTTTTCCATCCCGGTGTTATCGACAGGTTAGCCCTTATCTCTCTAGGGCAAAACGCCGGCTTATCCCTTGATGAAATTGGCAGCATGCTTACGGCCAAAGGAGCCGATATCAACAGGGAGCTGCTGTTAGCAAAAGCCGATGAACTGGACAGAAACATTAAAGAGCTGACCGCAATGCGCGACGGACTGCGCCACGCAGCGGCGTGCAAGGCTGAAAATCACTTTCAGTGCCCGAAGTTTCTCAGGCTGTTAAACCTTGCGCCGAAAAAGCGTCTCAGTAAAACAAAGTAA
- a CDS encoding TonB-dependent receptor: protein MFSCSRRVYFIFLLFTGLTPASAQEQLDAYMLELSLKELLEIDIAGAAVRDLGLGQAIKTANPFELSAMQLPLSVEVINSRTMRARGLKTVTEAAEHLVGVISGESPAEPSSFSMRGFIRDSVIILRDGIRLGPASMTMRPHNTFNLQQVEILKGPASLHFAPPTASGIINMITKKPVIGQESVTELFGAYSRFDSSEWGIGRSGSLTDNLAYRLDINRAGSNGWVDDTDSYSFNITASMLWQASPSLDVLLSFDYLDDDLPAYWGTPLVPASFSREPIPGIIKTDNGSVLDQQLRFSNYNIDDQRSDSEHLWSKMITRWQVNGRIKVKNTLFHFNADRAWKNAESYVFNPETLLLDRDRFFVFHDHEFYGNQLDINIEHLTAQVEHQLTIGLDYARTDFERARGFPGGDSVDPHHPVAGMFGPLERRLSPTKIDEFALMVEDSLFLNDNWYLSLGIRKDFIGTTRDNFDEKGVFIAGDSFKRTFKPTSYRLASSYQLSDNVSVYGQYSTGHDPVGSNIFLVNGNENFDFTDISQYELGVKSVSADANIEMTSAIYKTKRENILLLVSHDSVGNSGSQVAKGMEFAVSARLSQNCRVGGNFAYTRAKYQDYLDPDFGVDASGNTPPNVPKWVANAWFSVNHIAGQPLELGGGVRYIGKRHTNFENTVTLQDYVVVNAFAAYTLDKLRISINARNILDEDYAPWGDIFYPNQIGIAPPRAIEISFQSKF from the coding sequence ATGTTTTCTTGCTCCCGACGGGTTTATTTCATTTTCCTGCTTTTTACCGGCTTAACGCCAGCAAGCGCACAAGAACAGTTAGATGCCTATATGCTGGAGTTATCGTTAAAGGAATTGCTGGAAATCGATATTGCCGGGGCGGCGGTACGGGACCTTGGCTTGGGCCAGGCAATAAAAACCGCCAACCCTTTTGAGCTGAGTGCGATGCAACTGCCGTTATCGGTGGAGGTGATCAACAGCCGGACCATGCGTGCCAGGGGCCTGAAGACGGTCACAGAAGCGGCCGAGCACCTTGTCGGGGTGATCTCAGGAGAGTCACCGGCAGAGCCGTCGAGTTTTTCCATGCGCGGCTTTATCCGAGATTCTGTGATCATATTACGCGATGGTATCCGTCTGGGGCCGGCATCTATGACCATGCGGCCCCATAATACCTTTAATTTGCAGCAGGTCGAAATCTTAAAAGGCCCGGCTTCTTTGCATTTTGCCCCGCCAACGGCTTCCGGCATCATCAATATGATCACCAAAAAACCTGTTATTGGCCAGGAAAGCGTTACCGAGTTGTTTGGCGCCTATAGCCGTTTTGACAGCAGTGAATGGGGCATTGGCCGCTCCGGGTCGCTGACGGATAATCTGGCTTACCGCCTGGATATTAACCGCGCCGGCTCTAATGGCTGGGTTGATGATACCGACTCTTATTCCTTCAATATTACAGCATCCATGCTGTGGCAAGCTTCACCGTCGCTGGATGTGCTGCTCAGTTTTGATTACCTAGACGATGACTTGCCCGCTTACTGGGGGACCCCGCTGGTACCGGCGTCTTTTTCCCGGGAGCCTATCCCGGGGATCATCAAAACCGACAATGGCTCGGTATTGGATCAGCAGTTAAGGTTTAGCAATTATAATATTGACGACCAACGCTCGGACTCTGAACATTTATGGAGCAAGATGATCACCCGCTGGCAGGTAAACGGCAGGATAAAGGTAAAAAACACCCTGTTCCATTTCAACGCGGACCGGGCATGGAAAAATGCCGAAAGCTATGTTTTTAACCCGGAAACCTTATTGCTTGACCGCGACAGATTTTTTGTTTTTCATGACCATGAATTTTACGGCAACCAGCTTGATATCAATATCGAGCATTTAACCGCTCAAGTGGAGCATCAGCTGACGATTGGGCTGGATTATGCCCGCACAGACTTTGAACGCGCCCGCGGCTTTCCCGGCGGCGACAGTGTTGACCCGCACCATCCTGTTGCCGGTATGTTTGGTCCGCTCGAAAGAAGACTCAGCCCGACCAAAATAGATGAGTTTGCCCTTATGGTTGAGGATAGCTTGTTCCTCAATGACAACTGGTACCTTTCCCTGGGAATTCGTAAAGACTTTATTGGTACTACCCGGGATAATTTTGATGAAAAGGGCGTTTTTATTGCCGGGGACAGTTTTAAAAGAACTTTTAAACCGACCTCTTACCGGCTGGCATCGAGTTATCAGCTAAGCGATAATGTTTCTGTTTATGGCCAGTACAGTACCGGCCATGATCCCGTGGGCTCAAATATCTTCCTGGTCAATGGCAATGAAAATTTTGATTTTACCGACATCAGTCAGTATGAACTGGGGGTTAAATCGGTCTCCGCAGACGCTAATATTGAAATGACCTCGGCGATATATAAAACCAAGCGGGAAAATATTTTATTGCTGGTTAGCCATGACAGCGTGGGTAACTCGGGCAGCCAGGTGGCGAAAGGAATGGAATTTGCCGTCTCAGCCCGTTTATCGCAAAACTGCCGCGTGGGGGGGAATTTTGCCTATACCCGGGCAAAATATCAAGACTACCTGGATCCGGACTTTGGCGTTGATGCCAGCGGCAATACTCCGCCGAATGTGCCCAAGTGGGTGGCCAATGCCTGGTTCAGTGTTAATCATATTGCCGGGCAGCCGCTGGAGCTCGGTGGCGGAGTACGCTATATAGGTAAACGCCATACTAATTTTGAAAATACCGTGACCCTGCAAGATTATGTAGTGGTGAATGCTTTTGCCGCCTATACCCTGGACAAGTTACGCATCTCTATCAATGCCCGCAATATTCTCGATGAGGATTATGCCCCCTGGGGAGATATTTTTTATCCCAACCAGATAGGCATTGCCCCGCCAAGGGCGATCGAAATAAGTTTTCAAAGCAAGTTTTAA
- a CDS encoding LytR/AlgR family response regulator transcription factor: protein MNSPLSTIIVDDEPLARKGLAVRLQAHSDIDIHAQCSNGREAIETLTAGKVELMFLDIQMPGLDGFGVIEQIIAQGLPMPMVVFVTAFDQYAIKAFEVHAIDYLLKPVDESRLSQALDKIRQHKQVQQDSDHKSKLVRLVSDVTGNDCEKILEQLANNDADKLSENLSQYTDVLAIKDGGEVTRVMVKDILWIDAAGDYMCVYTGEGTHILRKTMKQLEEILDPKVFIRSHRSSMVNKHYIEKFCSQLNGEYFLVMKNGKELKVSRSYKEKVKQAINC from the coding sequence ATGAACAGCCCCCTATCAACCATTATTGTTGATGACGAGCCCCTTGCCAGGAAAGGCTTAGCGGTGCGCTTACAAGCCCATAGCGATATCGACATTCATGCCCAGTGCAGTAACGGCCGTGAAGCGATTGAAACCCTGACCGCCGGCAAGGTGGAACTGATGTTTCTCGATATCCAGATGCCGGGCCTGGACGGGTTTGGCGTGATCGAGCAAATTATCGCACAGGGGCTGCCTATGCCTATGGTGGTATTTGTGACCGCTTTTGATCAATATGCCATCAAAGCATTTGAAGTGCATGCCATAGATTACCTGTTAAAACCCGTGGATGAGTCAAGGTTAAGCCAGGCGCTGGATAAGATACGCCAGCATAAGCAAGTGCAGCAGGACAGCGATCATAAGTCTAAGCTGGTACGCCTGGTCAGTGATGTAACCGGCAATGACTGTGAAAAAATACTGGAGCAGCTGGCCAATAATGATGCGGATAAGCTAAGCGAAAATCTGAGCCAATATACCGATGTGCTGGCCATTAAAGACGGCGGTGAAGTCACCCGGGTGATGGTTAAAGATATCCTGTGGATAGATGCGGCGGGGGATTATATGTGTGTTTATACCGGTGAAGGCACCCATATTTTACGCAAAACCATGAAACAGCTGGAAGAAATTTTAGATCCGAAAGTTTTTATCCGCAGCCATCGCTCCAGCATGGTTAACAAACACTATATCGAAAAATTTTGCAGTCAGCTAAACGGTGAATATTTTCTGGTGATGAAAAACGGCAAAGAACTTAAAGTCAGCCGCAGCTATAAAGAGAAGGTAAAACAGGCGATTAACTGTTAG
- a CDS encoding sensor histidine kinase: MNWKDLVENNNRFFWLLHTAGWFGFALVHYLGSLLHDSRDIFVIIIFLNAYAGWLFTVPLRYIYRRAWNLSPLKIAIVVILASYATGVLWQVVKNFNYWEIYKHGYRPDFWLMYTKSSVWAFYIILSWSGLYFGIKYYQMLQKERQNVLKANTVAHQAQLKMLRYQLNPHFLFNTLNAISTLILVKENDLANGMVTKLSEFLRYSLDKDPMKRVTLKSEIQALSLYLDIEKVRFEERLQVHFNIDEECQQALVPSMILQPLAENSIKHAIAVQEQGGSITVSVSRFGNDLLIELADDGPGAEIKDGHLFRECGVGLVNSRERLQALYRDNFSLVVSNNQPSGVKVNIRIPYELGQ; this comes from the coding sequence GTGAATTGGAAAGATTTGGTCGAAAATAATAACCGTTTTTTTTGGTTATTACATACAGCTGGCTGGTTTGGTTTTGCCTTAGTACATTATCTCGGGTCTTTGTTGCATGACTCCCGTGATATCTTTGTCATCATCATTTTCCTCAATGCCTATGCCGGTTGGCTATTCACTGTGCCGCTGCGCTATATTTATCGCCGTGCCTGGAATTTGTCTCCCCTTAAAATCGCCATCGTAGTGATTTTGGCTTCTTATGCCACCGGTGTCTTGTGGCAGGTGGTGAAAAACTTTAATTATTGGGAAATCTATAAACACGGCTACCGGCCTGACTTCTGGCTGATGTATACCAAGTCCAGTGTCTGGGCTTTTTATATTATCCTCAGCTGGAGCGGCTTGTATTTCGGGATCAAGTATTACCAGATGCTGCAAAAAGAGCGTCAGAATGTGCTTAAGGCCAACACAGTGGCGCATCAGGCCCAGCTGAAAATGTTGCGTTATCAGCTGAATCCGCATTTTCTTTTTAATACCCTTAACGCCATTTCCACTTTGATTCTGGTGAAAGAGAATGACCTGGCCAATGGCATGGTGACCAAACTCAGCGAATTCTTGCGTTACTCCCTGGATAAGGATCCGATGAAGCGGGTAACGCTGAAAAGTGAAATTCAGGCGCTGAGCCTATATCTGGATATTGAAAAGGTACGTTTTGAAGAACGTTTGCAGGTGCATTTTAATATCGATGAGGAATGTCAGCAGGCTTTAGTGCCGAGCATGATTTTACAACCCCTGGCGGAAAACTCCATTAAGCATGCCATTGCCGTACAGGAGCAGGGGGGCAGCATTACCGTCTCGGTCAGCCGCTTTGGCAATGATCTCTTGATTGAACTGGCCGATGACGGCCCGGGAGCGGAAATTAAAGACGGGCATTTATTCCGTGAATGCGGGGTGGGTCTGGTTAACAGCCGCGAGCGGTTACAGGCCCTTTATCGGGATAATTTTTCCCTTGTGGTCTCCAATAATCAACCTTCAGGTGTTAAAGTAAATATCCGCATCCCGTATGAATTAGGACAGTAG
- a CDS encoding phosphotransferase, with protein sequence MALPVIQDAAPTYDALSILPCFRGIESITAITSGYSQACAKVIDGGQAFFVKSFVKGFVKGSDKDFDKDSDRPADCADDISEHEKTASAADNEMLFSLAAATAGISPPVIYQDSAYLVCRYIDGEPLSESQLTTREKTALALDLMGACHQLDVALPVLDMALVISELISALSGELSAQQEAQVKKLTGKITTGSKVGPLVPCHGDINFSNILLASKARPARHADKGIDTGKAWLIDFECCALAEKEFDLAMLIAVNEISQPDMLALLKQTPLNTFLSYGQYSDKLCHYLAFCYLINALWYLVYQHESGDKQFMPLARRQFALLDGLGFVDGSFEQLFADFYPGNEISC encoded by the coding sequence ATGGCCTTACCCGTAATACAAGATGCTGCCCCGACTTATGATGCCTTAAGTATTTTGCCTTGTTTCCGTGGTATTGAAAGCATAACGGCGATAACATCAGGTTATAGCCAGGCCTGCGCCAAGGTGATTGACGGCGGGCAGGCCTTTTTTGTAAAAAGCTTTGTTAAGGGTTTTGTTAAGGGCTCTGACAAGGACTTTGACAAGGACTCTGATAGGCCGGCTGATTGTGCTGATGATATCTCTGAGCACGAAAAAACTGCCTCAGCTGCTGATAATGAAATGCTGTTTTCGTTAGCAGCGGCCACAGCCGGTATTTCTCCGCCCGTGATTTATCAGGATAGCGCTTATCTGGTGTGCCGCTATATCGACGGTGAGCCGTTATCGGAAAGCCAGCTGACAACCCGGGAAAAAACTGCCTTAGCCTTAGATTTGATGGGCGCTTGCCATCAACTGGATGTCGCTTTACCTGTACTGGATATGGCGCTTGTGATCAGCGAATTAATCTCGGCCCTATCCGGTGAATTAAGCGCGCAACAAGAGGCTCAGGTGAAGAAACTGACAGGGAAAATCACCACAGGGAGCAAGGTCGGTCCTTTGGTTCCCTGCCATGGCGATATCAACTTCTCCAATATCCTGTTGGCGTCAAAAGCCCGGCCGGCAAGGCATGCCGATAAGGGGATTGATACAGGCAAAGCCTGGTTAATTGACTTTGAATGTTGCGCCCTGGCGGAAAAAGAATTTGATCTGGCGATGCTGATCGCGGTTAACGAAATTTCGCAGCCGGATATGCTGGCGCTGCTTAAGCAAACGCCGCTTAATACTTTTTTATCTTATGGCCAATACAGCGATAAGCTTTGCCACTATCTGGCATTTTGTTATTTGATCAATGCCTTGTGGTACCTGGTCTATCAGCACGAAAGCGGCGACAAGCAATTTATGCCGCTGGCAAGGCGTCAGTTTGCCCTGCTTGACGGGCTGGGCTTTGTTGACGGCAGCTTTGAGCAACTTTTTGCTGATTTCTATCCGGGGAATGAGATAAGCTGCTGA